From Achromobacter spanius, a single genomic window includes:
- a CDS encoding class I SAM-dependent RNA methyltransferase → MRDDQYIAPATPAGRFYDPFEDDGPAPEFAQEPEHTEESDDAQQSDFAHEADADRDWDAPRERAAPRVDVRSRRPREPRQAEIFTVFAPCPQGLEEALTAEMQALGYEDAKAGRAGCSFTSDWSGIQRANLYSRLATRILVQVAHAEISHEDDILDLARDTPWERWFGAEQTLRVDTSAIKSPVQSLQYCNLRAKDGICDRLRELEGERPSIDTVRPDARVHLFLTGHTATLYLDTSGESLFKRGWRLDKGEAPLRENLAAGMLALAGWDPAAPLLDPFCGSGTILIEAAWIALGVPPGISRPFGFERLRDHDAYRWRDLKDDARARILPQLDAPLVGYDLNPLAIEYARNNAERAWLTADSIRFEVGDAREVTAPADHGWIVTNPPYGERMGAEQDADLWRDWATCLKHNFAGWELHVITSDLTLPNQMRLKPKRRVPLHNGALDCRLFGFELVAAGYRDA, encoded by the coding sequence TTGCGTGACGACCAGTACATTGCCCCGGCGACGCCGGCTGGCCGCTTCTACGATCCGTTCGAAGACGATGGCCCCGCCCCCGAATTCGCGCAAGAACCCGAGCACACCGAAGAATCCGACGACGCGCAGCAATCCGATTTCGCGCACGAAGCCGATGCCGATCGCGACTGGGATGCCCCGCGCGAGCGCGCCGCCCCCCGCGTCGACGTCCGCAGCCGCCGTCCCCGCGAGCCGCGTCAAGCTGAAATCTTCACCGTCTTCGCCCCCTGCCCCCAAGGCCTGGAAGAAGCGCTGACCGCCGAAATGCAGGCGCTCGGCTACGAAGACGCCAAGGCCGGCCGGGCGGGCTGCTCGTTCACGTCGGACTGGTCGGGCATCCAGCGCGCCAACTTGTACTCGCGTCTGGCGACCCGCATTCTGGTGCAGGTGGCGCATGCCGAGATTTCGCACGAAGACGACATCCTGGATCTGGCCCGCGACACCCCCTGGGAACGCTGGTTCGGCGCCGAACAGACGCTGCGCGTGGACACCTCGGCCATCAAGAGCCCGGTGCAGAGCCTGCAATACTGCAATCTGCGCGCCAAGGACGGCATCTGCGACCGCCTGCGCGAGCTTGAAGGCGAACGCCCCAGCATCGACACGGTGCGCCCCGATGCGCGCGTGCACCTTTTCCTGACGGGTCACACGGCCACGCTGTACCTGGACACGTCGGGCGAATCCCTGTTCAAGCGCGGCTGGCGTCTGGACAAGGGCGAAGCGCCGCTGCGCGAAAACCTGGCAGCCGGCATGCTGGCGCTGGCGGGCTGGGATCCGGCCGCGCCGCTCCTGGATCCCTTCTGCGGCTCCGGCACCATCCTGATCGAAGCGGCCTGGATCGCGCTGGGTGTGCCCCCGGGCATCTCGCGCCCCTTCGGATTCGAACGCCTGCGCGATCACGATGCCTACCGCTGGCGCGACCTGAAGGACGACGCCCGGGCCCGCATCCTGCCGCAGCTCGACGCGCCGCTGGTCGGCTACGACCTCAACCCCCTGGCCATCGAATACGCCCGCAACAACGCCGAACGCGCCTGGCTGACCGCCGACTCGATCCGCTTTGAAGTGGGCGATGCCCGCGAAGTGACGGCGCCCGCCGACCATGGCTGGATCGTCACCAACCCGCCCTATGGCGAGCGCATGGGCGCGGAACAGGACGCCGACCTGTGGCGCGACTGGGCCACCTGCCTGAAGCACAATTTCGCGGGATGGGAGCTGCACGTCATCACCAGCGACCTGACGCTGCCCAACCAGATGCGTTTGAAGCCCAAGCGGCGCGTTCCGCTGCATAACGGCGCACTCGATTGCCGCCTGTTCGGCTTCGAGCTGGTGGCCGCCGGCTACCGCGACGCCTGA